A window of Cryptomeria japonica chromosome 3, Sugi_1.0, whole genome shotgun sequence contains these coding sequences:
- the LOC131874132 gene encoding probable WRKY transcription factor 75: MAATGFSNDFLLEDGEIFSAELKVFDNLDRRAFCFPDNNTQFPVLDFTQSPLSYPCQTSYSSQPLSSPENIEISSYHAEKSVGYEGCEIFEHHELGESHSSSNFKRLRSGDEDGIYEFQSKRMKNVDKKSSQTQKVIIQVKSEELLDDGYKWRKYGEKSMENCRMPRCYYKCSDRKCSVKKRVERKPFDDETLVVTYEGIHHHPCPNPVYYVHVERRVYIAMLDTTNNN, translated from the exons ATGGCAGCCACTGGATTTTCTAACGATTTCCTATTAGAAGATGGGGAAATTTTTTCTGCGGAATTAAAAGTCTTTGACAATTTAGATAGAAGGGCTTTCTGTTTCCCAGACAACAACACCCAGTTTCCAGTTTTAGATTTCACTCAATCACCTCTTTCCTATCCTTGCCAAACATCATATTCCTCGCAACCCCTTTCTTCTCCTGAGAATATTGAGATCTCTTCTTACCATGCAGAGAAATCTGTAGGATATGAAGGCTGTGAGATTTTTGAGCATCATGAATTGGGAGAGTCACATAGTTCTAGTAACTTTAAGAGACTAAGAAGTGGCGATGAAGACGGGATATATGAGTTCCAGAGCAAACG CATGAAAAATGTTGACAAGAAATCAAGCCAGACGCAGAAAGTTATAATTCAAGTGAAAAGTGAAGAACTTTTGGACGACGGATACAAATGGCGAAAGTATGGAGAGAAATCCATGGAAAATTGCCGAATGCCAAG GTGTTATTATAAATGCTCAGACAGGAAATGCAGTGTGAAGAAACGGGTGGAGCGAAAGCCTTTTGACGATGAAACACTGGTTGTAACTTACGAAGGAATTCACCACCATCCGTGCCCTAATCCTGTGTACTATGTTCATGTTGAGAGACGAGTTTACATAGCCATGCTTGATACAACGAATAACAACTGA